The DNA window agtaaaaaaactaCAATAGAATAAAACAACAAGATAAGATTAATGCTAACAATGTCAACAACTAAATCCTTTTATCCAAGCCTATTTTCCTTGTTTTCCTTCCAGTCGTGTCCTGGATGCAATCACCACAGCTAATCACAGCCGCACCAGCGCCACAAGGAAACATCTATCCAATCAGAGCTCATGTAGCTACGCATTTGAAAAAGGGCGACTAAGATTGGATAAAAAGCCGGAAGTTCCCAGAACATggcagttgtttttttcaagccGGACTTTGGACTGAAGTATCCGAGGGGAAAGATGCTGAAATATActttaacataaaataacagctATAATAACAATCACTTCCCCTCCGTTCCATCTAAAGTATGATTATGATTTTTGCATGTATTTTATCAACATAGACACTGTACAAAGAAACCTAAACCACTTGACCGACCTATACGTTACCCTGGAAACCATATGTTGACTTCGCTACATGTACCTGTTGTATTGTAAagtaaaaaggaaaacatggtTTGCGTCACtatttttcacaaatttttAACTCAACATGAGTACTCATGAATATGCATAGCGGTGGATTTATGTCAGGAGTTGAGGAGATGGTGATATTGAATTCATGCTATACCGAAGAAGAAAACATTTGTAGACGGTCCCTGGACTGCTGATTCGGTGCCGCCTGCTTCCTATAAAGATCAATTTTAGTTAATGGCTcgttttgataaaaaaaaaatggattgtagctgtgtgtctgtgttgacATGACATGAAGTATGAtttgatatatactgtataagaaCCATTCGTTCGGGAGCTATTGTGCTTTTAAGTTCGAATATGTGAATATCTTTAGAACAGCATTGTAAACATACTGGAAGGCTGAAAGTTAGAAATGTCATTATATGTCATTACAAACATTATATTTTCAGTAtaattctatattattatatcagaaAACGTTCTGAAAATGTTTATGGTTTGGGAAGATAAAAGTGTTAAAACGAGTAGACCTCGGTCAATGAAAACTTGGGTACATTTTGTGCCTGACTTGTTGAATGCCACCTGAATGCGTCACGCCTATATTGTAGCTTGCAGACATTGTGGCTGCAGGGGTCGTCTGATTTCAGggcgtggggtggggggtgattATCACCCTGGCGTCTGCCCTATTATTTACCCCTGTCTCCTCCACACCTACGTATTCGTTTACGCCCACCGATACACCGAAGGTACAGAGCAGGCAGCTCCGTGGAGTCCCCTTTGTTGGTGCTGccggaacaacaacaaaaacaacaacgatGAAAgtgttcttttttattttgacgCTCGGGTGTTCTCTTGCTTCTGACACACGACCTCCCACCCATGTCGGACCCTCGCCGCTCGGCTTCAGGTCCTCGGTCCGCTCGGTGTGCAAGCCCATACCGAGTACCTTATCCCTGTGCCACGGTATCGGCTACCGGCACATGAGGCTCCCTAATCTACTGGGCCACGACTCTCTAAGGGAGGCCCAGCAGCAGTCAGCCGCCTGGCTGCCGCTCATCTCCAAGCTGTGCCACCGAGACACCAAGAAGTTCCTGTGCTCCTTGTTCGCCCCGGTGTGCGTGCCGGACTACAGCGGGCCGGTAAGCCCGTGTCGGAACCTTTGCGAGGCCGTGCGTGACCACTGCGTCCCCGTCATGAGCGCCTTCGGATTCCCCTGGCCTGAGATGTTCGATTGTAGCCGCTTTCCGCGAGAGACGCAACTTTGCATCCCCCCCAGCGGTGATCAGGACCCACGGACAGCAGAGGAAGTGTCCCACGAGGAGGCGCTTAAAGGTCTGAGGTCGATGTGTGAGTCTTTTTAACCTGTTCACAGATGCTCTTTATGGGCATGCCTGCTTTCTTCTGGGAGTATCTTGCTCATGTCTTTAAAGACACATATAGTTAgacatagacttcctttattgtcattgcacaataacacagcggtgaaattgccaacgaaatgtcattgcctggctcccatataataataaataataatagatagatgacatcaaatatgaacaacaatataacagcgtaaacagtaaattgcacaaataatttaaatcaggggtctcaaactcaatttacctgggggccaccggagctagggtctgggtgagactgggccacatcaggttttcctccaaaaaaaaaaacaaaacgcatttattaaaaacagaaaaatgaataaactttgctttggttcggattttctacaataaaagctctgataaaacattccactgttctcaaatatcttcatttttatttttctacacaaaataagatgaaaaataaataaacaaatcaagaataaagaaaaccaatcatcagtaataaataaatataataataataaaaaacggcaaataataaaaacttaagaaaccacaaatagttggtgggtagacaaattatttttttcagattaaaatgaacaaagcattattagagccctgtagacatgacaaaacacgactatagtcacatttatactctttttatttacaacatattgcgcaactgcagggtcttgagacacatgctaactcgcaaactagtgagctagcgacctaaacggtagacttcaagttatttcctttaaacttaaatagccaaaaacttaccacttccacacggatagggaggataactattaacagttatttaacctttaacatgaacatgaatcaaacgtaatcattttttctgggtacatgataccatacagcatccatatcaaacttgcgtgggccgcactaacattaaactttcatatcaaggcgggggcctcaaactggtgtcctgcgggccacatttgggccgtgtgtttgagacccttgattTAAATAATGGTCGCTGCTGTAcctggggcgacagtcatgggtcatcagagtaaacaacagggggctcggaacacatccctggggtgagccggtgttcagggggatgacactggatgtgttgttgacatactgggttctatctgtgaggatTGCATCGTTCATCAGCCTGCAGCgtattctaataataaaatgaatgaaacacaacGGAATATTAATAACACCACTGGTTTAAACAGAGCACCCATTTAAACTATGAGatctgtttggaaaaaaaaacatcttcctgTGATTGTGGTTTTGCGTTttaacatgacatttttattgaacATGTATCTTCTTATCAGTTCCCAATTGTCTCCAGAGTTTTATCTCGTTACGCCTTTGCAGACGCAGACATAAACTCTTCTTTCCAATACCTAGGAAGTGTTATTTGTGACGCCTGCAGTCTGGCAGCCGAGGGAGAGACTGACATCCAAGACAACTTCTGTCAAAGTCCATATGGTGAGGAGAGATGATGAGATGCTTCAACAATCAAATcaaatgttttctgtttttgtgtgtcGACTATCTCACAAGTTTTGTCTCCGCGGCAGCCTTCAAGATGCGCCTGGGCAGCGTGTCGACAGTGGGAGGGGACCTGCAGCTGGTGCCTTTGGCCCGAAGCCGTATTCTGAGATGGGCAGGGGGAGGTGCCGAGAGGGCGGAAGGAATCGGAGGTGCGATGGCCCACAATGCTCTGTGGTTGCAGGAAGGAGGCACTTGTGCATGTCCCGGCTTGGACTCGGTtgacaaaaacaataatgacGGTTTAGAAAAGGTGAATGGGGCCCAGGCTGGATGGTACTTGGCGCTGGCTCGGGCGGAGGAGGGAAGGCTGGTGTTGATTCGGCTGGTGCGCTGGACTCGGGGTGACAAAGAACTGAAGAAGTTCATCAGAAGTGTCCTGAAACAACCATGTACTGACATGTAGACGGTAATTACCAGCGTTTATGTAAATGTAGCAACCTATTCAGCTAACACAGTCTCTAAATAACCTCATTAATCTTTGGCAGACTTTTAAACACTTAATTAATGAAGAAGTGTTACTGTCAATCTGCATCGAGGCCACTGGCATAATTAATTGTAACTGGCTCCAGGTCCAGAGCGGATTATTTATTTAGTGCCCTTCACCACTTTCATAAAAGTGACAGACATATTGGTGCATTACAAGGTTTACATTTAGGATTcgtcatttaaaaatacataatgagatataaaaaaaatttttttttgggggggggggcaatgatgTATGCATACATGGACAATTTAAAGCTGCTGTATGTCACACAGCATCTTTAAAGAAAATTTTCAGATTAAACAGCATAGTTATAGTCTGTATGTTTATTGTGTGCAGAAGTCAACCACATCTTGCATATCTGTAGCATATTTAGTTTATATAAGTAATTTAATTTGGAATTAAACACGAGCGTATTCTGACCCTTTCCCAATAATGGAGGAAAtgctcttttaaaaaaaaaatattgtatgcatttttattccattatgacaatcataATTAAGAAAAACTAGAATCAGGTAAAACAATAGCACAAcatagcagcaacagaaccaatgttgtattaATGGAGAAACTCATCTAGCATTAATGAGTACAGTAAgtgtaaatgtgtattttcacaCAACGATTGAGCAGCAccaacaacattttaaagcacatgcagaggGAGCTCAAACTGATGGATGCAGATACAGTAATCCCCTATTTATCGCGGTGGTTCCAAACCCGAccgtgatatgtgaatttctgtaaagtaggattccttatttataaatcaaatatttttgttgttggagcaaagagaacctgtttatgaccatctgaatacgttttttttaacattcttagagccctctagacatgaaataatagttACTTTTACCCAGTGTAGTACAGGTGATAAGCTAAtaatgctcatgtgtgttgctataaatgtgttctccGGGGGGAGTTGAGTGTTGTGTGGACGGAAAGTGGCGGTAAagtttcttaatttaattttagctTGATGTGGTTTAAGGTCGCAACAATCGCCCATGTTTTTAATTCAGggttattgtgtctgttgtgagatcattcaaacctgcaataaaagcataatGTTCCGCcgatcaaatctggtgcttgtgtgtctcattgaacattacagtaagattactgtacatatcatttacagcatctttgaatgccttttatttgtatttttgtgaatttaacaattttttatGCTTAATGTGGATATAAAATACAAGCACTTTCCTTCAATAGGCATTGTTTCTGATGAGTAGGTCATAGTTAACCAAAAGcatgttttattaataaaaatatttttggaaaaatcatGATTGAGAAGCTGTGAAATTGCATATGTTGCCTCCAACCAGCTgttaatgccaatgtttttttgaccTGTCGGTAATTAGACCTCagtggttatttgcttttgaaTATTGGCATTCATTGCTGAATTTATCGTATATTATCAGCGAGAAAGAATCAGAcagtgttggtgttttttttccccttgatCTTCCATAGCAACAGACTAAAATGTGAAACTAGACCCTGTTTAGGTGAAACACACGTGGACACACACCTGTTGCTGTTCACTTGATACTTCAGATGTCTGCTATGCTTTGTCCCAAACAACACGTTGATGCTGCTGCTCTCTGTTGCCTGTATGGTaaataaatagacaaataaaTAGACATAAAGCATTAGGTGTGTCTAATCCAAAGCAATGGAAACCATTGGCATGGACTGAGATAGACTTAGTTATATTACCGTTTGTTCCTATGTAGTGGAATCTATTACTGGTGGTTATACACATGCATGAGATGATTAAATAATTCATAGCTTCTGGTCTCTTACCTTCACTTACACACCCGAGTCTTCCTGCATTTAAGCTGCCGTCCTAGCTGCTCCTCTATGGTCCCGTTTTCCAGAGACTGGGTGAGTGGTCTGCTTTTAATAAATAGAAGTTAATAAACCCCTATTATGTATGCATAATGTagacatttgttttgtttggagatATCACTTTAGGTTTCCAGTAATATCTTGATAGCTAAAAGTTTGtggttgtgttgttattttattaaacatCACATTGGTGATGCATTCATAATCTTACTGTATATGTCAATTCCTTTTTATTAACAGTAATAGTGTTAATTTCAGTTTTCAGATTTATTCTAGCACAtgttctagagcaggggtctcaaacacgcggcccgcgggacactagtttgaggcctccgccttgatatgaaagtttaatgttagtgcggcccgtgcaagtttgatatggatgctgtatggcatcatgtacccagaaaaaattattacgtttcattaatgttcatgttaaaggttaaataactgttaaatagttatcctccctatccgtgtgaaagtggtaagtttttggctatttaagtttaaaggaaataacttgaaggctaccgtttaggtcgctagctctctagtttgcgagttagcatgtgtctcaagaccctgcagttgcgcaatatgttgtaaataaaaagagtataaatgtgactatagtcgtgttttgtcatgtctacagggctctaataatgctttgttcattttaatctgaaaaaaataatttgtctacccaccaactatatgtggtttcttaagtttttattatttgccgttttattattattattattattatatttatttattactgattgattgattttctttattcttgattttgtttatttatttttcatcttattttgtgtagaaaaataaaaattaagatatttgagaacagtggaatgttttatcagagcttttcttgtagaaaattggaaccaaagccaagtttttaaaaatgttttgtttttaataaatgcgttttttgggggtttttttttgtaaaacctaatgcggcccagtctcacccagacccgagctccagtaaattgagtttgagacccctgttctagagctTCGAGTACAAGCTTGTAATAGAATAGTATCAgtgctgttgccatggtaacaataCTTTATAATAGGTTTtaattaatagattttttttaatactgtttCTTACTTTAATGCTACCTTTTTTGCACATAAATGATGGATAAATACCTGTGATATAGGTGTAGTGAGTACAAGGATGGTGTCCCCTGCCATTGCTTTGGCCTTCCTCCCACTCCTGCTGACGCTGATCATCAGATACCGCTTCTACTTTGCGTTGTTCTATCGAGCCGTCCTGGTCCGTCTTTGGAAGGACTGCGTTACTGGCCTGAGTCGTGAGGAGCGGGCCTACCAGTACGTTCTCACCCATGCCACCCCAGGGGACCCTGACAGCATCCTGGAAGCTTTTGATGAGTGGTGCAGCAAGGTGGAGTACATCAGTAACATTGGACCTAAAAAGGGTGAATATGATATACATTAAATTCTACAATACTAATGTAGAGGCTGGTGAATATATGTTAATGATGCTTATACGTGAAGCGCCATTTTGCATTTGCATGCATCGTTCACATGTGCAGGAAAGATCCTGGACAGGCTACTGGCAGAACAAAGTCCTCTTACAATCCTGGAATTAGGGACTCACTGCGGGTACAGCACTGTGCGTATGGCCCGGTCTCTGTCTCTGGGTGCCAGGATCTACAGTATTGAGATGGACCAGAGGAATGCTGCCATCGCTGAGAAAATAATCCGCCTGGCAGGCTTTGATGACGACAGTGTGAGGGATCTAAAAACATTGGAAGCCTTAGATTAGAATGAACATTAGTTTGTACTACATTCATACATAGTCTGTTCTTCATTACCTAGGTAGAGCTGATTGTGAATCCATCAGATGAAGTGATCCCACGCCTGAGGTCTGATTTTGGTTTGGAGAGACTGGATTTTGTTTTCATGGATCACTGGAAGAAATGCTACCTTACTGATCTACAGGTATCTGACATAAATGATAGTGTTGCACCACACTACACTTATATACGTAGTCTTGGCCGACATTATACATCTCCTGTATATGCAGGCAATTTTGTAAACAATCTTTGTAAACAAGAAAGTCCAAGTCAATTCCCTTAATTAAGCTTGCCAAGTTTGCGTTATGTGAGCGCCTAAATTATAACATTGACCTGGGTCATAATGTTCTGCCGTCATGCAGACTTGCAATGTGAGAAACGCCACTTTGACACAGTGGAACCGCCAAAGTCAACGGTctgttcttttgttgttttaatttgaGACCAATTTCCACTCAGGCTCAAACTTCTGCCATTTAAATCCTTAATAACTGTACAGGTGATGTTTTAAattaacattcttaactgtcatacaagtgtaaagagaatttaaacattaaaaggaactaaataaaacaacaataaagtaaaagtacttaCCCTTGAAAGATGTCTAGGATAGAATGGATAAAATAATCTTACACTGCAATTTCTGATGTAATTGTATGATCAACATGACATCTGTCCGGACTTTTTTTAttgaggacattttttttaaccaggcCTATTTGGAtgctttagatcaggggtctcaaactcgcagcccgtgggccaaatgtgtcccgcaggaagctagtttgaggcccccgcctagtttgatatggatgccatatggtttcatgaacccagaaatgacagctttaagctgtgtgcacaccgcacacaattgacgcgattttgCCCTGCCCATACGTAAGCGAACGAGCCcaactgttttgctttttctctcatcatccatgactgagatcaaaacactgaaaaagtgttttgttttgtttttttttaaacctgatgcggcccagcctcacccagaccctagctccggtggcccccaagtaaattgactttgagatccCTGCTTTAGATGCTCACTCagctgatgatgatgttttaaattcaattacctgtaactccaaaatttttaaaatgaggAGTGTTCATCTGTATCCGTTATGTGGTCACTTGTGAATTTGGTGTAATTTCTACTGTTGCTAATTGTGTATTTCATGGTATGGTGATGTTTTCAGATGTTGGAGGGCTCTGGTCTCCTGGGAAAAGGATCAATGATTGTGGCAGACAATGTGCTTTTTCCCGGGGCTCCCAAATTCCTCAGATACCTGCGTAAGAG is part of the Doryrhamphus excisus isolate RoL2022-K1 chromosome 8, RoL_Dexc_1.0, whole genome shotgun sequence genome and encodes:
- the sfrp2l gene encoding secreted frizzled-related protein 2-like yields the protein MKVFFFILTLGCSLASDTRPPTHVGPSPLGFRSSVRSVCKPIPSTLSLCHGIGYRHMRLPNLLGHDSLREAQQQSAAWLPLISKLCHRDTKKFLCSLFAPVCVPDYSGPVSPCRNLCEAVRDHCVPVMSAFGFPWPEMFDCSRFPRETQLCIPPSGDQDPRTAEEVSHEEALKGSVICDACSLAAEGETDIQDNFCQSPYAFKMRLGSVSTVGGDLQLVPLARSRILRWAGGGAERAEGIGGAMAHNALWLQEGGTCACPGLDSVDKNNNDGLEKVNGAQAGWYLALARAEEGRLVLIRLVRWTRGDKELKKFIRSVLKQPCTDM